The DNA region TTAACTATTAAAGTTTTTGCCAAGGCTTATACCCTCAAACGATGAAAGGTAAGTTTTCGAAATGTTATCGAGGTATCATCTTAATATACTGTTTTTAGTTCTACCTTGATTCTGGTTCGGAAGTGGAAATCTGATACTAAAGGAAAGAAACTTGTTGATGCGAAAACACGACGTTTTGTGGAATTACTTGCCGGTCAAAAATTTATTAATCAAGATCAAGCATATTTTCCGTGGCGACGATCACACAAATTATAGACAAAGTCGACCAagtatataaaatataaaatagacAGTTAATAATCTATTGGTATCTATTGACAACTTGCTTAATCGTTTCATCTACTCTTTTTTTATAGTTTGGcttgctttttttcccttcttgaTAACAACGTGTACGGCAATAACTAAGAAGAGATGCCAGTTCGATACGAAAACGAAGACTAAACTGAACAAATTGCTTCCAATGCTGCTAGAGTTGAGCGTAGATGTATTCAAGACAAAAGAAACGATTGTAAGCATCTTTACTTAAGATCTCTGCAATTGATATTTCATTAAGGATCAATAATGGTGCAATTTTCATCTCTCCCTTATGCATGATATTAGCAAACACAATAAGCCGAAGGAACCAATGAAAGATATCTTCAATATAATAAAAAAGGTTCTAACGCACCATGGAGTCATTTAAGTCTATCCAATGGAATCGAAAATAAGGAAAATCAAGTTCTCTTCCCGTTTGGATAGAGCAGCATTAAAGATTTTGGTGCTAAGGGCTGGGAGGCAAGTTAGGAATGGACGGGAAATCTTCTTCTTTGAGTTCTAGACTTCTAGAGGACTGGAGTACCACGAACGCGTTCTTCTTAACTGTTTAAAAAGGGTTGTAAAGGGACAGCCTTCGCTATTTCTACAAAAAGGGGATAAGtaccaaagtgaaaaaaattttaaattgaccattttttgtaacattttactGTCCTGCCTCAATTGTAGGAAAAAAGATGGGTAAATGACAACTTCCAGGTGGCTTCCGTAGAGTCAATAGTTACACCTATCCAACAATTACAAGCTACGAAGAAAACTACGGTGAGAGACATATCATACTCATTTACTTCTTTGCCAGTGAAACGATGCTCACTTTCAGTCACCTGTTTCTTATTTGTGTAAACCATGTACCCTTTCCCTCGAGACTCGCCACTAACCAAATTCTGGTTTTGCATCATGAAATTTAGATCGACTTTTTTCTCCGaggttttcatttgaaacatttcGTTTTTCTTCTTACATGGCGAGGGAAAAATCACAATAATATCGGAGACAGGGAATAAAAAACCGGAAAATGAAACAATGGTGAGACACAGATACGAAGTGATGGATGGTAGCATTTTTATCATTCTTAAATCTTCAGAACACATTAAGGGAAGGCAAACCCCGCAGACGGCTGATCTTCAGTCCCTGGTGCCTGGAGATATTGGGAAAAATTTCATAGCGAGAGGCTATCCCCTTCCGGAGCTTGGCCTCTGTTCAACAATTCTAATTTCagtgtttttcctttgcagcCTCAAAGCACTTTAGAAGTGAACTACCGTATTTTGAAAGTGTTCCTGCCACTCATAAGAACGTTGAAAAGGCAACTCAGCGCTTTCTCAGTGGCTAGAGATGTAACGCATCAGCTTCAGGAAATTAGGTGGAAAGTTGAAAATACAATGATTTTTGTTCGGGCGATTCAAAATGCATTGAAGGTATGACAATTAAAATCTTGGTTAAAATTATGTATTAAGGAATTACTTGCAGATAGCGGGCCTGTCCACTCTGTGAAGATGAAGACTTGTCGAGCAAAATGTTCGCTCGGATTCCCGGTTTTCTGTTCTTGTAGTATGCTGTTTGCACGACTAAATCTTTCAGTGCTAAGAATATGAAGTTGCATTGAGTTTAATGTAAACCAAactgtttccttcttttttgaAGCCTGGCCAGCCGCAAACATCAAGTCTTCGCCCCAGCACGACCGCTGTCAGTAACTCATCTCTCAACTCAGTTAATGGTGTTCCGATTGTTGTCCAGACCCCAACAACAGCTGCACCCTCGGCCATAACACTTTATGGAGTTGCTGTGAAAGCATCCGCTATGCTGGAAGATTTTTACACTGAAATTGTCGTAATGCAAGTGGACCTTGTGAAAGTAACAAAGATCTTGTGTccttagaataaaaaaaaaacacaggagCCGATTACAGCTTATTGTAACAATTGTGGCATAATTCAATGAAAATCACAGAAGTATAGGACTTACAAGAATGCTGTATTGTTTGTTGATCTGTCTTTCGGACGGTAAAAATCCTACAATTATAGGTAATCACATAATTTCGAGTGGAATTTGGAATAAATaggcacgagtaaattttttcatagactaacaaaattgcacgagccctacGGGCCAAAAAATGTACAAGTGCCTTTTTTTCCAGATTGCGCGAGAAAActcatgtgattacgtattaaaatgtacatgaaataaataagagatagcttatcataattatgcagaagcaaagcgcgcattaagtgcaaaaataatttatttaaaccatGCAAGTGACatcgtgcgttcggtcaaaacaaccgcgaacgatcaaaacaataatatacaatgatatttttacatctttaaggcgcaaaaaagttcaaagtccggctaaacagttcaaggaattgttcagtctgtgaccgaatcactttcgatgaaatggaatcgtagtttgcgaggtttaaccaCGGGTAGGATCGCttgagcaaagtgttaagctgggtcggctcgtaatttttgatttccttggcaattcccttctttCCAAACCGAAAActaaaaagcagtgctttttaaaGCTTTCTCGTTGTTAGAGCTGCTTTTCAGCCGCTTTATTGCTGTTGTGGTGGCGAAAGAAACACTACTTAcaacgccggccattgtttcgctcgcaaattttcagcgtatccaaatgtAGTGACATCCAAAgttcgcatttgattggctatcggtgagtttctttgattattgaccaagcagaatgtctggtttgttacttctttgcactgaattaaccctcttctgcattgaattacctgaaaactgctctaatcttaaccaatcagaactgagtaatcTTTTCCTGTATATAATTAATAGTGTAACATTTACTACGAAGCGTTGCGTTTCAATATATGTCGACGTCTGTGGCGAGGATCTCCACGAGGCTACAAACTGAGATATCTAGTGCCCTGGGGAAGTAAACTATGATATGGAATATTGCTCCACCGTTTGGCTATTCTGAACCTatttaatagcttttttttaTGTATGATGCGTAGAATTGGAATCAAGCCTTAGATACACAGCGTTTCGTGGTAATTTGTAATGAAGAATAAGTGACAATTCCGTCAACAAACATCCGAACGGTATATATACTGTAGTTTACTAAACTCACGATCAGTACATAACTCAAGATGGCACATGGTACTGAACTAACAATAATTCAAAGCATAGATCGtgttagacgttttggtgtgtagtatcgctacAGAAAATTGCAGAACGTTTTTAGGTTTTCGGGTTACCCAGCTCGTTTGGCTTTTAAGTGTTGTCGGTGAACCTTGACACCTTATTAACCCTTGTTAGTTGAAATGCAACGCTGATGAGGGCTGTAATGAGTTCGCACAGACAAATTTGGAAGtgtttttgttctcttctttcTTGAGTTGAATGAGTAGATAAGGATGAAAACTTGAACGATTTACATCAAATATACAATCGTCAAAGCCGAGTTAACGAAAATTTACAACTGAGAAACAGTCCTGATTAAATTAGTCAtgattataaattaattttagtttatGTTCTATTTATTTTGATGAAGAGTTTAATTTGTGCACTATCAGAAGCTCTGATGAGCTCAAATTGATATGTGTATGAGCAGATACCTGGAAACTAGAAATGCTAACTTAGCTTGGTATTTTGTAGATAAGACTTCTGATTACCGATTTTCATCTGGCttcttatttaaagaaaaatgaaaagctgcTGAGAAGGGGGCCTTTTTGCTGGTCATCCTATTAACTTTGTCACCTTCTCCTTTCTTGTGTCGCTTTTGGTCATGCTGAAAAATACGTCTGTGCCCGCCAATCGTCTTCGGGATTTGCACGATGTTCGAGATTCTCTGCACTCCACCGCCATTGGCGAAGGTCCACTGGTTTTCTGGTTGTATCATTACGATGTTTGGCCTATCTGACATCCAG from Pocillopora verrucosa isolate sample1 chromosome 1, ASM3666991v2, whole genome shotgun sequence includes:
- the LOC131796108 gene encoding uncharacterized protein, whose product is MKVWLAFFPFLITTCTAITKKRCQFDTKTKTKLNKLLPMLLELSVDVFKTKETIEKRWVNDNFQVASVESIVTPIQQLQATKKTTPQSTLEVNYRILKVFLPLIRTLKRQLSAFSVARDVTHQLQEIRWKVENTMIFVRAIQNALKPGQPQTSSLRPSTTAVSNSSLNSVNGVPIVVQTPTTAAPSAITLYGVAVKASAMLEDFYTEIVVMQVDLVKPQQVLDENIRVVKAFISLTRNSTKQLSHLKLGEKLMMREGMNRIKRLANALVQRRLPRILIEMKGSRGKRTSGLRGGRQMNNTDIKPQTPLALTKPPSVTSIHGSTTVQDFVFRTQLILTDFNTNILDLLLQRGLASIYQEKIRVSAYNGDTADDISKPSIFL